From Sphingopyxis sp. USTB-05, the proteins below share one genomic window:
- the plsY gene encoding glycerol-3-phosphate 1-O-acyltransferase PlsY, producing MSLYLLIAAGYLLGSIPFGVILTRLFGAGDLRQIGSGNIGATNVLRTGRKGLAAATLILDGAKGAVAVLLARHFVPELGEHAAMIAGAAAMIGHCYPVWLKFRGGKGVATLLGLALALAWPIGLIFAIVWLAAVLLLRISSLGGMLGAVSAPIAALALGYPIYAIGLAGLAVIVLWRHRENIARLRAGTEPRIGRSKDADKGAGRA from the coding sequence ATGAGTTTATATTTGCTGATTGCTGCGGGTTACCTTTTGGGGTCGATCCCGTTCGGCGTGATCCTCACGCGACTGTTCGGTGCGGGCGACCTGCGCCAGATCGGATCAGGCAATATCGGCGCGACCAATGTGCTACGCACGGGGCGCAAAGGGCTCGCGGCGGCGACGCTGATCCTCGACGGTGCAAAGGGCGCGGTGGCGGTGTTGCTCGCGCGCCATTTCGTTCCCGAACTCGGCGAACATGCCGCGATGATAGCGGGTGCTGCCGCGATGATCGGTCATTGCTATCCCGTGTGGCTGAAGTTCCGGGGCGGGAAAGGGGTCGCGACGCTGCTGGGCCTTGCACTTGCGCTCGCCTGGCCGATCGGACTTATTTTCGCCATCGTGTGGCTCGCGGCAGTCTTGTTGCTCCGCATATCCTCGCTCGGCGGGATGCTCGGCGCGGTGTCGGCACCGATCGCCGCGCTCGCCTTAGGTTATCCCATCTACGCCATCGGGCTCGCGGGTCTCGCGGTCATCGTGCTGTGGCGGCACCGAGAGAATATCGCGCGGCTGCGCGCCGGGACCGAGCCGCGTATCGGCAGAAGCAAGGACGCCGACAAAGGAGCCGGGCGCGCGTGA
- the dprA gene encoding DNA-processing protein DprA, with the protein MTHSERLARLRLIRTPHVGPVSWHQLMLRFGSGEAALDALPNLVLRGGAGKARIASLDVAEREVERVAALGARHIFSDEDDYSPMLREVEGAPPVVVVRGDASMLRRPCVAIVGARNASAVACRYARQLAADLAARDVTVVSGLARGVDTAAHIGALGGSTAGVIASGIDIAFPPENAALQEKIASDQLLIAEQPPGTEPLARHFPTRNRIIAGIAHGTVVIEAAPRSGSLITARRAGDYGREVMAVPGSPLDPRAQGCNLLIREGATLIQTVDDVLEAVGPIDVRMVREPVQRYAAAPAPAEACEGGRRSLIDLLGPTPVAVDELVRQSGQDASTVQLILLELELAGRVERHAGGKISLM; encoded by the coding sequence GTGACCCACTCCGAGCGGCTGGCGCGGCTCCGGCTGATTCGCACGCCGCACGTCGGGCCGGTCAGCTGGCACCAGTTGATGTTGCGCTTTGGTTCGGGCGAGGCGGCGCTCGACGCACTTCCCAATCTCGTACTGCGCGGTGGGGCAGGGAAGGCGCGCATCGCCTCCCTTGATGTTGCCGAGCGCGAGGTCGAGCGTGTGGCGGCGCTTGGCGCGCGGCATATTTTCAGCGACGAGGATGATTATTCGCCGATGCTGCGTGAGGTAGAGGGGGCGCCGCCGGTTGTTGTCGTGCGCGGCGATGCGTCCATGCTGCGGCGTCCATGCGTCGCGATCGTCGGCGCGCGCAACGCGTCGGCGGTCGCCTGCCGCTACGCGCGCCAACTCGCGGCGGACCTCGCCGCCCGCGATGTCACGGTTGTCAGCGGCCTTGCGCGTGGTGTCGACACCGCCGCGCATATCGGCGCGCTCGGGGGCTCGACGGCGGGCGTGATCGCGAGCGGAATCGACATCGCCTTTCCGCCCGAAAACGCCGCGCTGCAGGAAAAGATCGCGAGCGACCAGTTGTTGATCGCCGAACAGCCGCCGGGGACCGAACCACTCGCGCGCCACTTCCCGACGCGCAATCGCATCATCGCCGGGATCGCGCACGGCACGGTCGTGATCGAGGCGGCGCCGCGGTCAGGATCGCTGATCACCGCACGGCGTGCCGGCGACTATGGGCGCGAGGTGATGGCGGTTCCAGGCTCGCCGCTGGACCCGCGCGCGCAGGGCTGCAATCTGCTGATCCGCGAGGGCGCGACGCTCATTCAGACAGTCGACGATGTCCTCGAAGCGGTCGGGCCGATCGACGTGCGGATGGTGCGCGAGCCCGTGCAACGCTACGCCGCCGCTCCTGCGCCAGCGGAGGCGTGCGAAGGCGGGCGCCGGTCGCTGATTGACTTGCTGGGGCCGACGCCGGTCGCGGTCGATGAACTGGTGCGTCAATCGGGACAGGACGCGTCTACGGTGCAACTGATTTTGCTCGAACTCGAGTTGGCAGGCCGTGTCGAGCGCCATGCCGGCGGGAAGATTTCGCTGATGTGA
- a CDS encoding nitroreductase family protein: MTTAPRYDDVVVGRRSIRGFLDKPVPKALIAEILEVAMRAPSSFNNQCWNFSVVTGEPLAAIRQGNTDGILAGKPDSREFRRFDGIADDHRARQIEIAKQLFGAMGIARDDRDARQDWVLRGFRQFDAPVSIVVTYDRVLLGSDIAPFDCGAVTNALVNAAWSRGLGCVINSQGIMQSPVVREHARIPDDQVIMICVAMGWPDADFPANAVVSNRKSVDEAVRFVGFED, from the coding sequence GTGACGACTGCACCCCGTTACGACGACGTCGTGGTCGGGCGCCGCTCGATCCGCGGCTTTCTCGACAAGCCTGTACCGAAGGCGCTGATCGCCGAGATCCTCGAAGTCGCAATGCGCGCGCCCTCGTCGTTCAACAACCAGTGCTGGAATTTCTCGGTCGTTACCGGGGAACCGCTCGCGGCGATCCGGCAGGGCAACACTGACGGCATCCTTGCGGGCAAGCCCGACAGCCGCGAATTTCGCCGCTTCGACGGCATCGCCGACGACCATCGCGCGCGTCAGATCGAGATCGCGAAACAGCTATTCGGCGCGATGGGCATCGCGCGTGACGACAGGGATGCGCGGCAGGACTGGGTGCTGCGCGGCTTTCGCCAGTTCGATGCGCCGGTCAGCATCGTCGTCACCTATGATCGCGTGCTGCTCGGCAGCGACATTGCGCCCTTCGACTGCGGCGCCGTTACCAATGCGCTGGTTAACGCCGCCTGGTCGCGCGGGCTCGGCTGTGTGATCAACAGTCAGGGGATCATGCAAAGCCCCGTCGTGCGCGAACATGCGCGCATCCCCGACGACCAGGTCATCATGATCTGCGTCGCGATGGGCTGGCCCGATGCCGATTTCCCGGCCAATGCGGTGGTATCGAACCGTAAGAGCGTCGACGAGGCGGTAAGGTTCGTGGGTTTCGAGGATTGA
- the hemA gene encoding 5-aminolevulinate synthase, whose product MNYNDIFARAIDRLHEEGRYRVFIDILRNRGAFPNARCFAGHNGPKPITVWCSNDYLAMGQHPKVIEAMEGALHDVGAGSGGTRNIGGNTHYHIDLEHELADLHGKDGALLFTSGYISNEATLGTLGKLLPNCIIYSDELNHASMIAGIRNSGCEKRVWRHNDLAHLEELLAADDPDAAKLIAFESVYSMDGDVAPIHAICDLADKYNALTYCDEVHAVGMYGPRGGGITDRDEAADRVTIIEGTLGKAFGVMGGYIAADKNIIDVIRSYAPGFIFTTSLSPVLVAGVLASVRHLKASSVERDAQQEAAAYLKQSFRDAGLPVMDSTTHIVPLMVGDPVRAKKISDILLAEYGVYVQPINFPTVPRGTERLRFTPGPAHDEAMMRELTEALVEIWDRLELQLQKAA is encoded by the coding sequence GTGAACTACAACGATATTTTCGCACGCGCGATCGACCGGCTGCACGAAGAAGGACGCTATCGCGTCTTCATCGATATCCTGCGCAATCGCGGTGCTTTTCCGAACGCACGATGCTTCGCGGGCCACAACGGGCCGAAGCCGATCACGGTGTGGTGCTCGAACGACTATCTCGCGATGGGCCAGCATCCGAAAGTCATCGAAGCGATGGAAGGCGCGCTGCACGACGTGGGTGCCGGTTCGGGCGGGACGCGCAATATTGGCGGCAACACCCATTATCATATCGATCTCGAACATGAACTCGCCGACCTCCACGGCAAGGATGGAGCACTGCTCTTCACCTCGGGGTATATCTCGAACGAAGCGACGCTCGGCACGCTCGGCAAACTGCTGCCGAACTGCATCATCTATTCGGACGAACTCAACCACGCGTCGATGATCGCGGGCATCCGCAACTCGGGCTGCGAAAAGCGCGTGTGGCGGCATAACGACCTCGCGCATCTCGAGGAACTGCTCGCCGCCGACGATCCCGACGCGGCGAAGCTGATCGCGTTCGAAAGCGTCTATTCCATGGATGGCGACGTTGCCCCGATCCATGCGATCTGCGACCTTGCCGACAAATATAACGCGCTCACCTATTGCGACGAAGTCCATGCCGTCGGCATGTACGGCCCGCGCGGCGGCGGCATTACCGACCGCGACGAAGCGGCCGACCGGGTCACGATCATCGAAGGTACGCTGGGCAAGGCGTTCGGCGTGATGGGTGGCTATATCGCCGCCGACAAGAATATTATCGACGTGATCCGCAGCTATGCGCCGGGCTTTATCTTCACGACCAGCCTGTCGCCGGTGCTCGTCGCGGGCGTGCTCGCAAGCGTGCGCCACCTTAAGGCGTCGAGCGTCGAACGCGACGCGCAACAGGAAGCCGCGGCTTACCTCAAGCAGAGCTTCCGCGACGCGGGCCTCCCGGTCATGGATTCGACGACGCATATCGTCCCGCTGATGGTCGGCGATCCGGTGCGAGCGAAGAAGATCAGCGATATCCTGCTCGCCGAATATGGCGTCTATGTGCAGCCGATCAATTTCCCGACCGTGCCGCGCGGCACCGAACGCTTGCGCTTCACGCCCGGCCCGGCGCATGACGAGGCGATGATGCGCGAACTCACCGAAGCGCTGGTCGAAATCTGGGACCGGCTCGAACTGCAACTCCAGAAGGCCGCGTGA
- the murI gene encoding glutamate racemase, producing the protein MTMPAPDAPILFFDSGLGGLTVLGPTRALLPTARIVYAADYAGLPYGKKSDEELAARVPALLGRLVERYQPRLAVIACNTASTIALGHVRAALDLPIVGTVPAIKPAAEMTNSGVIGVLGTEATVRQPYVDDLSARFAGGKTVLRHGSPGLVTGAEAKLRGDAVDPAVIARAIAGLREQPGGDAMDVIVLACTHFPLLKTELQAIAGPDVALIDGAEGIARRIAHLTEGQDWPDAATPGIAVFTRSNDRPPPPLAALSPYGIGSLETI; encoded by the coding sequence ATGACCATGCCTGCTCCCGATGCGCCGATCCTCTTCTTCGACAGCGGCCTTGGCGGGCTGACGGTTCTCGGGCCGACGCGCGCATTGCTGCCGACGGCACGGATCGTCTACGCTGCCGATTATGCCGGCCTGCCCTATGGCAAGAAGAGCGACGAAGAACTCGCGGCGCGCGTCCCCGCGCTGCTCGGCCGGCTCGTCGAGCGCTATCAGCCGCGCCTTGCGGTCATCGCATGCAACACAGCCTCGACGATCGCCTTGGGACATGTTCGGGCCGCGCTCGACCTGCCGATCGTCGGCACGGTTCCGGCGATCAAGCCCGCAGCGGAAATGACCAATAGCGGTGTGATCGGCGTTCTGGGCACCGAGGCGACGGTGCGCCAGCCCTATGTCGATGATTTGAGCGCCAGGTTTGCGGGCGGCAAGACCGTCCTTCGGCACGGGAGCCCGGGTCTTGTCACCGGCGCGGAAGCGAAGTTGCGCGGCGATGCAGTCGATCCCGCAGTCATCGCGCGCGCGATTGCGGGCCTGCGCGAGCAACCGGGGGGCGACGCGATGGACGTCATCGTGCTTGCCTGCACCCATTTTCCATTGCTCAAGACGGAATTGCAGGCGATCGCGGGCCCAGACGTCGCGCTGATCGACGGCGCCGAAGGCATCGCGCGTCGCATCGCCCATCTGACCGAAGGGCAGGATTGGCCCGACGCGGCAACGCCCGGCATCGCAGTCTTCACGCGCAGCAACGACCGCCCGCCGCCGCCGCTCGCCGCGCTCTCGCCCTATGGCATCGGGTCGCTCGAGACGATCTGA
- the topA gene encoding type I DNA topoisomerase, producing the protein MQLVIVESPAKAKTIEKYLGRDFKVLASYGHVRDLPPKDGSVDPDDGFAMQWQLYPDKTKRMKEIQDAAKGADRLILATDPDREGEAISWHVQELLRSKKALPALVDRVTFNAITKQAVTDAMAHPRELDTDLIDAYRARRALDYLVGFTLSPVLWRKLPGAKSAGRVQSVALRLVVEREREIEAFVAQQYWSVTGLFEMGGTPFKARLSRWRGDKIERLSITNEADARAAEADVKAGHFTVDAVETKPLTRNPPPPFTTSTLQQEAARKLGFSASHTMRVAQALYEDGAITYMRTDGVQMDGSAISAARKAIATRYDGGYVPDQPRQYQTKAKNAQEAHEAIRPTDFSKDKAGSGDHGRLYELIWKRALASQMASARLERTSVDLSDGTGKTVMRATGQVVKFPGFLALYDESRDDAGDDEDARLLPAMAKGDAPAKTGVEVESHETQPPPRYSEASLVKKMEELGIGRPSTYASILQVLKDRAYVTVEKNRFIPEESGRLLTAFLERFFERYVGYDFTAGLEEELDDVSGGRAQWQAVLERFWRDFKPRTGEVMEQKPSEITAALDEFLGPYLFPDKGDGSDPRLCPNCGTGRLALRGGKFGPFIACSNYPDCKFTRKFAQPGGSDGADTGPETMGNDPDSGLEVTKRSGRFGPYIQLGDGKEAKRSSIPKDIPGEDFDLDYALRLLSLPREVGVHPESGKTIMAGLGRYGPYLLHDGKYAKLTGTAEIFDIGMNAAVVRIAEAAAGGGRGRTKAEPLNTFGPHPTSGGEMKLMEGRFGPYVTDGTTNATLPKTADPATLTLEEAIALIDARAAKGPAKGKKKAAPKKAAAKKPAAKKTAAKKAPAKKAAAE; encoded by the coding sequence ATGCAATTGGTAATTGTGGAATCGCCCGCAAAGGCGAAAACGATCGAGAAATATCTCGGTCGCGATTTCAAGGTTCTGGCCAGCTATGGCCATGTTCGCGACTTGCCGCCCAAGGACGGCTCGGTCGATCCTGACGACGGCTTTGCGATGCAGTGGCAGTTGTATCCCGACAAAACGAAGCGGATGAAGGAAATTCAGGACGCCGCGAAGGGCGCCGATCGACTGATTCTCGCGACTGACCCTGATCGCGAGGGCGAGGCGATTAGCTGGCATGTGCAGGAGTTGTTGCGCAGCAAGAAGGCGCTGCCGGCGTTGGTCGATCGCGTCACCTTCAACGCAATCACCAAGCAGGCCGTGACCGATGCGATGGCGCATCCGCGCGAGCTCGACACCGATTTGATCGACGCCTACCGGGCGCGCCGCGCGCTCGACTATCTCGTCGGCTTCACCCTGTCGCCGGTGCTGTGGCGCAAACTGCCCGGAGCAAAATCGGCCGGCCGCGTCCAGTCGGTCGCGCTGCGGCTGGTGGTCGAGCGCGAGCGCGAGATCGAGGCTTTTGTTGCGCAGCAATATTGGTCGGTGACCGGCCTGTTCGAGATGGGCGGTACGCCGTTCAAGGCGCGGCTTTCGCGCTGGCGCGGCGACAAGATCGAGCGCCTCTCGATCACGAACGAGGCCGACGCGCGCGCCGCCGAAGCTGATGTGAAGGCGGGCCATTTCACTGTCGATGCGGTCGAGACCAAGCCGCTGACGCGCAATCCGCCGCCGCCGTTCACGACCTCGACGCTGCAACAGGAAGCCGCGCGCAAGCTCGGCTTCTCCGCAAGCCACACGATGCGCGTGGCGCAGGCGCTCTACGAGGATGGCGCGATCACCTATATGCGTACCGACGGCGTTCAGATGGATGGAAGCGCGATCAGCGCGGCCCGCAAAGCCATCGCGACGCGCTACGACGGTGGCTATGTCCCCGACCAGCCGCGCCAGTATCAGACCAAGGCAAAGAATGCGCAGGAAGCGCATGAGGCGATCCGCCCGACCGACTTTTCGAAGGACAAGGCAGGCAGCGGCGATCATGGCCGCCTCTACGAGCTGATCTGGAAGCGTGCGCTCGCGAGCCAGATGGCGTCGGCGCGGCTCGAACGCACCAGCGTCGATCTGTCCGACGGCACCGGCAAGACGGTGATGCGCGCGACGGGACAGGTGGTGAAATTCCCTGGATTCCTTGCACTCTACGACGAAAGCCGCGACGATGCTGGCGACGACGAGGATGCGCGCCTGTTGCCGGCGATGGCAAAGGGCGATGCGCCGGCGAAAACCGGCGTCGAGGTCGAAAGCCACGAGACACAGCCGCCGCCGCGCTATTCCGAAGCGAGCCTCGTCAAGAAGATGGAGGAACTCGGCATTGGGCGTCCGTCGACCTATGCCTCGATCCTGCAGGTGCTCAAGGACCGCGCTTATGTGACGGTCGAGAAGAACCGCTTCATCCCAGAGGAGAGCGGGCGGCTGCTGACGGCGTTCCTCGAACGCTTCTTCGAACGTTATGTCGGCTATGATTTCACCGCCGGGCTCGAGGAAGAACTCGACGACGTGTCGGGCGGTCGTGCACAATGGCAGGCGGTGCTTGAGCGCTTCTGGCGCGATTTCAAACCGCGCACCGGCGAAGTGATGGAGCAGAAGCCGTCGGAGATCACCGCGGCGCTCGACGAATTCCTCGGCCCCTATCTCTTCCCGGACAAGGGCGACGGCAGCGACCCGCGCCTCTGCCCCAATTGCGGCACCGGGCGCCTCGCGCTGCGCGGCGGCAAGTTCGGGCCGTTTATCGCGTGCAGCAACTATCCCGACTGCAAATTCACCCGGAAGTTTGCGCAGCCAGGCGGTAGCGACGGTGCGGATACCGGTCCCGAGACGATGGGAAATGATCCCGACAGCGGGCTGGAGGTGACGAAGCGCAGCGGGCGCTTTGGCCCGTATATCCAGCTCGGTGACGGCAAGGAGGCGAAGCGGTCGTCGATCCCGAAGGATATTCCGGGCGAGGATTTCGACCTTGATTATGCACTGCGACTGCTGAGCCTGCCGCGCGAGGTCGGGGTGCATCCCGAAAGCGGCAAGACGATCATGGCAGGGCTGGGGCGTTATGGCCCCTATCTGCTCCACGACGGCAAATATGCGAAACTGACGGGCACCGCCGAAATCTTCGATATCGGCATGAACGCCGCGGTCGTGCGCATCGCCGAAGCTGCTGCGGGCGGCGGGCGCGGACGGACCAAGGCCGAGCCGCTCAATACCTTCGGCCCACATCCGACAAGCGGCGGCGAGATGAAGCTGATGGAAGGGCGATTCGGTCCTTACGTCACCGATGGCACGACCAATGCAACCCTGCCCAAGACAGCAGATCCGGCGACGCTGACGCTGGAAGAAGCGATCGCGTTGATCGACGCGCGCGCGGCGAAGGGGCCGGCGAAGGGCAAGAAAAAGGCGGCACCGAAGAAAGCTGCGGCTAAGAAGCCCGCGGCCAAGAAAACGGCTGCAAAGAAAGCTCCGGCCAAAAAGGCGGCGGCGGAATAA
- a CDS encoding vWA domain-containing protein — translation MTAGEHDDLLNPELYVAYVNRSGDLGQEVRNLPRVDTTRVVTVKVNDRSGQPIPFADVVVTCSDGNSITMATQADGSAVFFPGLDRLSERITVSARKAGRNIADARPVLVANAAGGQVVGLTANQAATKATKLDLMLVVDTTGSMGDEINYLQAELRSIIGAITAKHRDLDIRIGFVFYRDLGDDYVTRTVAFDRDIGRVQGALARQDANGGGDYPEAMDQAMIRAVGQDWRPDAVKSLLLVADAPPHDDKFGRTWAAAEAARAKRIHITPVAASGVADKAEYAMRAMAAATQSRYLFLTDDSGVGDPHAPPAIDCYLVTKLDALVRRVIDSQISGRRVEPDDQEIIRSVGKYDAGKCILPADFKWQDG, via the coding sequence TTGACCGCGGGCGAGCATGACGACCTGCTCAACCCCGAGCTCTACGTCGCCTACGTCAATCGCAGCGGCGATCTGGGGCAGGAAGTCCGCAACCTGCCGCGGGTCGATACCACGCGCGTCGTGACGGTGAAGGTCAATGACCGCAGCGGCCAGCCGATCCCCTTCGCCGACGTCGTGGTGACGTGCAGCGACGGCAACAGCATCACCATGGCGACGCAGGCCGACGGCAGCGCGGTCTTTTTCCCCGGGCTCGACCGGCTGAGCGAACGAATCACCGTTTCGGCGCGAAAGGCCGGGCGCAACATCGCCGACGCACGACCGGTTCTGGTCGCCAATGCCGCAGGCGGGCAGGTCGTCGGCCTGACCGCGAACCAGGCGGCGACGAAAGCGACCAAGCTCGACCTGATGCTGGTCGTCGACACGACGGGCAGCATGGGCGACGAGATCAACTATTTACAGGCCGAACTCCGCTCTATCATCGGCGCGATTACGGCGAAGCACCGCGATCTCGATATCCGGATCGGCTTTGTCTTCTACCGCGACCTTGGCGATGATTATGTCACGCGCACGGTTGCCTTCGATCGCGACATTGGGCGCGTGCAGGGCGCGCTGGCGCGGCAGGATGCGAACGGTGGTGGCGACTATCCCGAGGCGATGGATCAGGCGATGATCCGCGCGGTCGGGCAGGACTGGCGTCCCGACGCGGTGAAGTCCTTGCTGCTCGTCGCCGACGCGCCGCCGCACGACGACAAGTTCGGCAGGACTTGGGCTGCTGCGGAGGCTGCGCGCGCCAAGCGCATTCATATCACGCCGGTCGCCGCCTCGGGCGTCGCTGACAAGGCCGAATATGCGATGCGCGCGATGGCGGCAGCGACGCAGTCGCGCTATCTGTTCCTGACCGACGACAGCGGCGTCGGCGATCCGCACGCGCCGCCGGCGATCGACTGCTATCTTGTGACCAAGCTCGATGCGCTCGTCCGCCGTGTGATCGACAGCCAGATCAGCGGCCGCCGCGTCGAGCCTGACGACCAGGAAATCATCCGCAGTGTCGGCAAATATGACGCCGGCAAATGCATCCTGCCCGCCGATTTCAAATGGCAGGATGGATAA